One Desulfovibrio sp. Fe33 DNA segment encodes these proteins:
- a CDS encoding ATP-dependent helicase, translated as MSIDFEHELNEAQREAVTTTEGPVLVIAGAGSGKTRTIVYRLANLVSQGVDPAQILLLTFTRKAAQEMLVRAESILGRPLHGTSGGTFHSFGYATLRRNAADIGFESGFTLMDRADSENICKDVKEALKLGKGDRSYPKKATLLDMITKSRNKELSIEGIMEREAYHLSPYLEDIQRIADGYAKFKREHALVDYDDLLFLLDELLASNEPLKNQLQSRYRYIMVDEYQDTNLVQARIVKHLAGTRGNVMAVGDDAQSIYAFRGANVANILEFPHIFEGTKIIRLEKNYRSVQPILDLTNEILKGATTKFEKHLYSDLKSDRLPQVIHPLSDQTQARLVVDQILQLGRKHMLHDVAVLFRAGYQSYPLEVALTRIGIDYQKYGGIRFHEAAHVKDVLSFIRLVLNPHDLLAWQRAMEHIKGVGPKTVARIYQAMHSGDSKYMAQMVKKHEQLKELLTELDRLRAGERRPSAVLEAVLAFYQPILIEKYPDDYPKRQAGLEQLSQIAASYKDMEQFIGDLSLDGDPDEEKRKENAVVLSTVHSAKGLEWAAVIIIDLVEDRFPSRKAMQRAEDLEEERRLMYVACTRAKEELKLFVPGSVYNRASGMSDPTLPSPFVLELPDNVFERVNESYGGGLETRRKDVYSTPDYEIPDTSPESAEPPKPRFSPSKLGFCRHKIFGKGKLVAQLESNKYRVNFPGFGLKVIIGDYLEFL; from the coding sequence ATGAGCATCGACTTCGAACACGAATTGAACGAGGCCCAACGCGAGGCCGTTACCACCACCGAAGGACCGGTGCTGGTCATCGCCGGAGCAGGATCGGGCAAGACCCGCACCATCGTCTACCGACTCGCCAACCTGGTCAGCCAGGGCGTGGACCCGGCCCAGATTCTCCTCCTGACCTTCACGCGCAAGGCCGCACAGGAAATGCTGGTCCGCGCCGAGAGCATTCTCGGCCGCCCGCTGCACGGCACCTCGGGCGGAACCTTCCACTCCTTCGGCTATGCCACCCTGCGCCGAAACGCGGCGGACATCGGCTTCGAAAGCGGTTTCACCCTCATGGACCGGGCGGACAGCGAGAACATCTGCAAAGACGTCAAGGAAGCCCTCAAGCTGGGCAAGGGAGACCGCTCCTACCCCAAGAAGGCCACCCTCCTGGACATGATAACCAAGTCCCGCAACAAGGAGCTGTCCATCGAGGGAATCATGGAGCGCGAGGCATACCACCTGAGCCCCTACCTCGAAGACATCCAGCGGATCGCCGACGGATACGCCAAATTCAAACGCGAACACGCCCTGGTGGATTACGACGACCTGCTCTTCCTGCTGGATGAATTGCTCGCCTCCAACGAACCGCTCAAGAACCAGCTCCAGTCCCGCTACCGGTACATCATGGTGGACGAATACCAGGACACCAACCTTGTCCAGGCCCGCATCGTCAAGCATCTGGCCGGGACGCGGGGCAACGTCATGGCCGTGGGCGACGATGCCCAGTCCATCTACGCGTTTCGTGGGGCCAATGTGGCGAACATATTGGAATTTCCTCATATATTCGAGGGCACGAAAATCATCCGGCTGGAAAAGAACTACCGTTCGGTACAGCCCATTCTGGACCTGACCAACGAGATTCTCAAAGGCGCGACCACCAAATTCGAAAAGCACCTCTATTCGGACCTCAAGAGCGACCGACTGCCTCAGGTCATCCACCCATTGAGCGACCAGACCCAGGCGCGCCTTGTGGTGGACCAGATACTTCAACTGGGCCGGAAGCACATGCTGCACGACGTGGCCGTGCTCTTCCGCGCGGGCTATCAATCGTACCCGCTGGAAGTGGCGTTGACGCGCATCGGCATCGACTACCAGAAATACGGAGGCATCCGCTTCCACGAGGCCGCCCACGTCAAGGACGTGCTTTCCTTCATCCGCCTGGTGCTCAATCCCCACGACCTTCTCGCCTGGCAGCGGGCCATGGAGCACATCAAGGGAGTCGGCCCCAAGACCGTGGCCAGGATATACCAGGCCATGCACTCCGGCGACAGCAAGTACATGGCCCAAATGGTCAAGAAGCATGAGCAGTTGAAGGAATTGCTCACCGAACTCGACAGGCTGCGCGCCGGTGAACGGCGGCCGTCCGCCGTGCTGGAAGCCGTGCTCGCCTTCTATCAGCCCATCCTCATCGAGAAATACCCGGACGACTATCCCAAACGGCAGGCAGGGCTTGAGCAACTCAGCCAGATCGCAGCAAGCTACAAGGATATGGAGCAGTTCATCGGCGACCTTTCCCTGGACGGCGACCCGGACGAGGAAAAGCGCAAGGAGAACGCCGTGGTCCTGTCCACGGTCCATTCCGCCAAGGGACTGGAATGGGCGGCGGTCATCATCATCGACCTGGTTGAGGACCGATTCCCGTCGCGCAAGGCAATGCAGCGGGCCGAGGACCTGGAGGAGGAACGCCGCCTCATGTACGTGGCCTGCACAAGGGCCAAGGAAGAGCTTAAGCTGTTCGTGCCGGGCTCGGTATACAACAGGGCCAGCGGCATGTCCGACCCGACCCTTCCTAGTCCCTTCGTGCTGGAACTGCCCGACAATGTCTTCGAGCGCGTGAACGAGTCCTACGGCGGCGGCCTGGAAACACGGCGCAAGGACGTCTACTCCACGCCGGACTACGAGATTCCCGACACGTCGCCCGAATCGGCCGAACCGCCCAAGCCCAGGTTTTCCCCGTCCAAGCTCGGCTTTTGCCGACACAAGATTTTCGGCAAGGGCAAACTCGTCGCCCAACTTGAATCGAACAAATACAGGGTCAACTTCCCCGGCTTCGGCCTCAAGGTCATCATCGGGGACTACCTCGAATTCCTCTGA
- the thiL gene encoding thiamine-phosphate kinase, whose product MRSEEHFLELIDRHFPREHDFIALGRGDDCAVLKGGTDYCVSSDLFLEGEHFRRDYFSAADIGYKALAVNISDIAAMGAKPVAFTMDLMAPTDLPDEFWDEFLKSMAGLARQNDMVLAGGDLSRSSRLGVSISVFGAPGSTGFIRRGNCAFGDILFTVGDIGMARTGLMALEAEGIKARETLPSAVMAHLRPRPKVMIGTLLNAAGVKSLMDLSDGLARDLPRLLGPDLGANLTIAPEALNRDVHAWCNTVGLDPVEFAVLGGEDYALLGAVSPFEAGKARSVPGFMEIGTVTREPGLILNGKPFVNPGFDHFSQ is encoded by the coding sequence ATGCGAAGCGAAGAACACTTTCTGGAGCTGATCGACCGCCACTTTCCCCGTGAGCACGACTTCATCGCCCTCGGCAGGGGTGACGACTGCGCCGTGCTCAAGGGCGGGACCGATTACTGCGTGTCCTCGGACCTCTTCCTTGAAGGCGAGCATTTCCGGCGCGATTACTTTTCCGCCGCCGATATCGGCTACAAGGCCCTGGCAGTGAATATCAGCGACATCGCGGCCATGGGCGCCAAACCCGTGGCCTTCACCATGGATTTGATGGCCCCGACCGATCTGCCGGACGAGTTCTGGGATGAATTTCTCAAATCCATGGCCGGGCTGGCGCGACAAAACGACATGGTCCTGGCGGGCGGCGACCTGAGCCGTTCCAGCAGGCTCGGCGTGTCCATCTCCGTTTTCGGCGCGCCCGGCTCCACCGGATTCATCCGGCGCGGCAACTGCGCTTTCGGCGACATCCTGTTCACCGTGGGCGACATCGGGATGGCCCGGACCGGGCTCATGGCGCTCGAAGCCGAGGGAATCAAGGCCCGCGAAACCCTGCCCTCGGCGGTCATGGCCCACCTGCGGCCCCGGCCCAAGGTCATGATCGGCACCCTGCTCAACGCGGCGGGCGTCAAGAGCCTCATGGACCTTTCCGACGGATTGGCCCGCGATCTGCCCAGGCTCCTCGGCCCGGACCTCGGCGCGAATCTGACCATCGCTCCCGAAGCGCTCAACCGCGACGTACACGCATGGTGCAACACCGTCGGCCTGGACCCGGTGGAATTCGCCGTGCTCGGCGGCGAGGACTATGCCCTGCTCGGCGCGGTCTCCCCCTTCGAGGCGGGCAAGGCCCGGTCCGTGCCCGGCTTCATGGAAATCGGCACAGTGACAAGAGAGCCCGGCCTCATCCTCAACGGCAAGCCGTTCGTCAACCCGGGATTCGACCACTTCAGCCAATAA
- the tsaA gene encoding tRNA (N6-threonylcarbamoyladenosine(37)-N6)-methyltransferase TrmO has protein sequence MDRELAVIGTIQSEIKDIASAPKMEDEPGAVRARIVMDPAYAEGLDGLEPGAALEIFTWFHKSDRSVLKVHPRGIKERPLRGVFATRSPARPNPIGLHRVTLVAIEAPLTLVVEPLEAIDGTPVIDIKPKPKGS, from the coding sequence ATGGATAGGGAACTGGCCGTCATCGGCACCATTCAATCGGAAATCAAGGATATTGCCTCGGCCCCCAAGATGGAGGACGAGCCCGGCGCGGTACGCGCCCGCATCGTCATGGACCCGGCCTATGCCGAGGGACTGGACGGACTCGAACCCGGTGCCGCTCTTGAAATCTTCACATGGTTCCACAAATCCGACAGATCGGTCCTCAAGGTTCATCCCCGAGGCATCAAGGAACGCCCCCTGCGCGGCGTCTTCGCCACCCGATCCCCGGCCCGCCCCAATCCCATCGGCCTGCACCGCGTGACCCTGGTTGCCATCGAAGCCCCCCTGACCCTGGTCGTGGAGCCGCTTGAGGCCATTGACGGCACTCCGGTCATCGACATCAAGCCGAAGCCGAAAGGCAGCTAG
- a CDS encoding alpha/beta fold hydrolase, with amino-acid sequence MDLFEAVETTGENQVGGWVRTTDGVRLWVEIRGTGRPVILLHGWTMSSLFWRRQAQLAESCQVVTIDFRGHGRSQTTPRGHNVPRYAMDVREVAFALGLNKAMLLGWSMGGSVVLDYWRQYGADRLSGLGLVETGPYPMSPAPWNVHKCRDHNEEAMHHDLAAMKTDRQGFAARFINAMFLSGQAPEHALHWMVAEQLKTDPETAAAIYADYARRDATPLLPTVSVPAMVVYGRSLHMCCGPSTGRFVAGTLPGSRFVILDRSGHMPFYEQPEEFNLTVSRFLDTLDA; translated from the coding sequence ATGGACCTCTTCGAGGCCGTGGAAACCACCGGCGAAAACCAGGTGGGCGGATGGGTCCGCACCACGGACGGAGTACGTCTGTGGGTGGAAATCAGAGGCACGGGACGTCCCGTAATCCTCCTTCACGGCTGGACCATGAGCTCCCTTTTCTGGCGTCGCCAGGCACAACTGGCCGAATCCTGCCAGGTGGTGACCATCGACTTTCGCGGCCACGGGCGCTCCCAGACTACGCCGCGCGGGCACAACGTTCCGCGTTACGCCATGGACGTGCGCGAAGTCGCTTTTGCGCTGGGGCTGAACAAAGCGATGCTTCTCGGCTGGTCCATGGGCGGCTCCGTGGTCCTCGACTATTGGCGGCAGTACGGGGCGGACCGCTTATCCGGCCTCGGGCTGGTGGAAACCGGCCCCTACCCCATGTCTCCCGCGCCGTGGAACGTGCACAAGTGCCGGGACCACAACGAAGAGGCCATGCACCACGACCTGGCCGCCATGAAAACGGACCGGCAGGGATTCGCCGCCAGATTCATCAACGCCATGTTTCTCTCGGGACAGGCCCCGGAACACGCCCTGCACTGGATGGTCGCCGAACAACTCAAGACCGATCCGGAAACGGCCGCCGCCATCTACGCGGACTACGCCAGGCGGGACGCCACTCCCCTGTTGCCCACGGTGAGCGTGCCTGCGATGGTGGTTTACGGCCGCTCCCTGCACATGTGTTGCGGACCTTCCACCGGCCGTTTCGTGGCGGGCACCCTGCCCGGATCGCGATTCGTCATCCTGGACAGAAGCGGCCATATGCCGTTCTATGAACAGCCCGAGGAATTCAACCTGACCGTGTCCCGATTCCTGGACACCCTGGACGCATAA
- a CDS encoding chalcone isomerase family protein — protein sequence MRHLVPSAVLIAALLCLSPAFAAELAGVALPDTESGNERELVLNGIALREKFFVDVYVAGLYLAEKSNEPNKILENGEPRIMVMRFLRDVDAKAINQAWIEGLEANVESVAPELRKEFDELTGMMADMKEGQEMRFTYTQGVGTLVMIAGQAKGTIPGKDFADAILSTWIGPKPGPGASFKRQILGGK from the coding sequence ATGAGACATCTTGTCCCCTCCGCCGTTCTGATCGCGGCCCTGCTTTGCCTGAGCCCGGCCTTCGCAGCCGAATTGGCCGGAGTCGCCCTCCCCGACACAGAGAGCGGGAACGAGCGGGAACTCGTCCTCAACGGCATCGCCCTGCGCGAGAAATTCTTCGTCGACGTCTATGTTGCCGGACTGTATCTTGCCGAAAAATCAAATGAACCCAATAAGATTCTTGAAAACGGCGAACCGAGGATAATGGTCATGCGCTTCCTGCGCGATGTGGATGCCAAAGCCATAAACCAGGCATGGATCGAAGGACTTGAAGCCAACGTAGAAAGCGTCGCTCCGGAACTCAGGAAGGAATTCGACGAACTGACCGGCATGATGGCTGACATGAAGGAAGGGCAGGAGATGCGCTTCACCTACACCCAAGGTGTCGGCACGCTCGTCATGATCGCGGGACAGGCCAAAGGGACCATTCCCGGCAAGGACTTCGCCGACGCCATCCTGTCAACATGGATAGGACCGAAACCCGGGCCGGGCGCGTCCTTTAAGCGGCAAATCCTCGGCGGAAAATAA
- a CDS encoding formate dehydrogenase accessory sulfurtransferase FdhD — MTASTTHLRAVSGPAETERPVRETGNRPIQLACPVTIQRYADGKLAFKKDSIAEEADIRLTVNGQQEAVLARTPGDDMNLVAGYLFSRAMVMCPEDILSITFSYHGPSRVDVVLKAPSVVRRIYPSPRPVHIAPELLFRLKEIFERRQSLFKNTGSTHAAALFSKEGELISYGEDVGRHNAFDKAVGRSLNEGTLETVTIAMLSSRLALELAMKATTANIPVLCGFSAATSSAITFAERNNLSLVGRIKGNSFNVYANGWRFC; from the coding sequence ATGACCGCGTCCACCACGCATCTCAGGGCCGTGAGCGGTCCGGCCGAAACGGAACGGCCCGTCCGCGAAACCGGGAACCGGCCCATCCAATTGGCCTGTCCGGTGACCATTCAGCGGTATGCCGACGGGAAGCTGGCCTTCAAGAAGGACAGCATCGCCGAGGAGGCGGACATCCGGCTGACCGTCAACGGACAGCAGGAGGCCGTCCTGGCCCGGACGCCCGGCGACGACATGAACCTTGTGGCGGGCTACCTGTTCTCCCGGGCCATGGTCATGTGTCCGGAGGATATCCTGAGCATTACGTTCTCCTACCATGGGCCGTCGCGGGTGGATGTGGTTCTCAAGGCCCCGAGCGTCGTGCGGCGCATCTACCCCTCGCCCAGACCCGTGCATATCGCGCCCGAGCTGCTCTTCAGGCTGAAGGAAATCTTTGAAAGGCGGCAGAGCCTGTTCAAGAATACCGGGTCAACCCATGCGGCTGCGCTGTTTTCCAAAGAGGGGGAGCTGATTTCCTACGGGGAGGACGTCGGACGGCACAACGCTTTCGACAAGGCCGTGGGGCGGTCCCTGAATGAAGGGACTCTGGAGACCGTGACCATCGCCATGCTCTCGTCCAGGCTGGCCCTGGAGCTGGCCATGAAGGCGACCACGGCCAACATTCCGGTGTTGTGCGGGTTCTCGGCCGCCACGAGTTCGGCCATTACTTTTGCGGAGCGCAACAACCTGAGTCTGGTGGGGCGCATCAAGGGCAACTCGTTCAATGTCTACGCCAACGGCTGGCGTTTTTGCTGA
- a CDS encoding formate dehydrogenase accessory protein FdhE, whose product MKTVSDQKTVATTLDAIKKRVPAYTELAETFGPLFVEKARLRDEFAAAGPVAPAIDTARANQGVPVLVDTDFSPWAESLKKSAAALLPLLFDVFKPDEKAWRNLEAFLDDSDKIAGLAQARIEGNWKHFENTSVQLGITPYTTLLYISETVFSPVLCALTDALGEPLSKLPWDEGYCPVCGSAPSISQLSPKEVTELDQLVGGGGKKFLHCSLCGHDWRYKRNACPSCGNDENESREIFFMDDVKFERIEACHKCGKYCLNIDMRECDPQPDLDAVQIGLIHLDIFAREHDLSPISSTLWNSLE is encoded by the coding sequence ATGAAAACGGTTTCCGACCAGAAGACTGTGGCTACGACTCTCGACGCCATCAAGAAACGCGTGCCCGCGTATACCGAGCTGGCCGAAACATTCGGTCCGCTTTTTGTGGAAAAAGCCCGGTTGCGCGATGAATTCGCGGCCGCGGGGCCGGTCGCGCCCGCCATCGACACGGCGCGCGCCAATCAGGGCGTGCCGGTCCTGGTCGATACTGATTTCTCCCCTTGGGCTGAAAGTTTGAAGAAGTCGGCGGCGGCCCTGTTGCCCCTGCTTTTCGACGTATTCAAGCCGGATGAGAAGGCGTGGAGGAATCTTGAAGCCTTTCTGGACGATTCCGACAAGATTGCAGGGCTTGCCCAGGCTCGGATCGAAGGTAATTGGAAACACTTTGAGAATACCTCCGTACAGCTCGGCATAACACCGTATACCACGCTGCTGTATATTTCAGAGACCGTTTTCTCGCCTGTTTTGTGTGCATTGACCGACGCCCTGGGCGAGCCCCTTTCCAAGCTCCCTTGGGATGAAGGATACTGTCCCGTGTGCGGCTCCGCGCCCTCCATTTCGCAGCTTTCCCCCAAGGAAGTCACCGAGCTGGATCAGTTGGTCGGCGGCGGGGGCAAGAAGTTCCTGCACTGTTCCCTGTGCGGCCATGACTGGCGCTACAAGCGCAACGCCTGCCCGTCCTGCGGCAACGACGAGAACGAGTCGCGTGAAATCTTTTTCATGGACGACGTGAAGTTCGAGCGTATCGAGGCGTGCCACAAGTGCGGCAAGTACTGCCTGAACATCGACATGCGCGAGTGCGACCCTCAGCCGGACCTGGATGCCGTTCAGATCGGGCTCATTCATTTGGACATCTTTGCCCGGGAACATGATTTGAGCCCCATTTCTTCAACGCTGTGGAACAGTTTGGAGTAG
- a CDS encoding 4Fe-4S dicluster domain-containing protein, giving the protein MPKSFLIDTSRCTACRGCQIACKEWHELPANKTTQYHWGSHQNPQDLNPNNYKLVRFSEHLEDGVVRWNFFPDQCRHCEVPPCKELGDVYIEEAIVKDEKTGAVLFTEKTKDFSKEQAEEVREACPYNIPRRNETTGMLSKCTMCNDRVHAGMLPACVKVCPTGTMNFGDREEMLALGKQRLATLKQKWPKAMLADPEDVNVIYLLTDEPANYHDHAVAEANVGPMSKKQFLATLARPFKAMKA; this is encoded by the coding sequence ATGCCTAAGTCATTCTTGATAGACACTTCCCGCTGCACCGCGTGCCGCGGCTGTCAGATAGCCTGCAAGGAGTGGCATGAACTGCCCGCCAACAAGACGACCCAGTACCATTGGGGCAGTCATCAGAACCCGCAGGACCTGAACCCCAACAACTACAAACTTGTTCGCTTCAGCGAACACCTCGAAGACGGCGTGGTCCGTTGGAACTTCTTCCCGGATCAGTGCCGCCACTGCGAAGTCCCTCCGTGCAAGGAACTGGGCGACGTGTACATCGAGGAGGCCATCGTAAAGGACGAGAAGACCGGTGCGGTTCTTTTCACCGAAAAGACCAAGGACTTCTCCAAGGAACAGGCTGAAGAGGTTCGCGAGGCATGCCCGTACAACATCCCCAGGCGCAACGAAACCACCGGGATGCTGTCCAAGTGCACCATGTGCAACGACCGCGTCCATGCGGGGATGTTGCCTGCGTGCGTCAAGGTCTGTCCCACCGGGACCATGAACTTCGGCGACCGCGAGGAGATGCTCGCCCTCGGCAAGCAGCGCCTCGCCACCCTGAAGCAGAAATGGCCCAAGGCTATGCTGGCCGATCCCGAAGACGTCAACGTCATCTACCTGCTCACCGACGAACCCGCGAATTATCACGATCACGCGGTTGCGGAGGCCAATGTCGGCCCCATGTCGAAGAAGCAGTTCCTTGCCACCCTGGCAAGACCCTTCAAGGCCATGAAGGCTTAA
- the fdnG gene encoding formate dehydrogenase-N subunit alpha, whose translation MKLDRRSFMKLAGSGAACLTLGQLGVSLTPIKAYAAEIKISGAKEVVTVCPFCSVSCHVIGYVKDGKLVNAEGDPDYPINEGSLCAKGAAMFSMTTSHHRLQKPLYRAPFSDKWEEKSWDWMLDRIARRIKDTRDKDLILKNGKGETVNRLESMFLLGTSHAGNEECAIAHQAMRSLGVVHMDHQARIUHSATVAALGESFGRGAMTNHWIDIKNADSILIMGSNAAEHHPISFKWVLQAKDKGATVMHVDPKFSRTSARSDFHVPLRSGTDIAFLGGMIKYIVDNEKYFKEYVANYTNAALVVGKEYGFKDGLFTGYDEKTRSYDKSKWGFEMDANGVPVRDTSMNNPRCVFQLLKQHYSRYDLDTVSATTGVSKENLLKVYEAFAATGKPDKAGTVMYALGWTQHTVGVQNIRSAAIIQLLLGNIGIAGGGINALRGEPNVQGSTDHTLLYHIIPGYMAMPHSGWQTYDQYIKGNTPVSNDPMSANWWQHKPKYFASLLKAWYGDHANKENGFCYELLPKIEKGEDYSYMFLFDRMYQGKIRGGIIIGLNPMNSVPNTNKVRKALDNLEWLVTSELHHSETTDNWHRPGVDPKTVKTEVFLLPSAHRLEKEGSVTNSGRWMLWHYQAVKPAFEARPFGDMFCGFMSRLKALYAKEGGKLPESVTWLDYPETYDPDELCARINGRFTQDSKVGDKMYKKGQQVPSFTALKDDGSTMSLNWLYAGSYTEEDGNKAKRRSTKQTEMQAKIGLFPNWAWCWPVNRRILYNRASVDLNGKPYNPEKAVIEWKDGKWIGDIPDGGWPPVASGKGRYPFIMSKHGFGQIYGPGRQDGPFSEHYEPVETPVDSNKFSKQLNSPVYKFVSSNMDKLAKPADPNYPIVLTTYSLTEHWCGGGETRNIPNLLEAEPQQYVEMSPELAQEKGIKNGDGVIIESIRGKVEAIAMVTVRMRPLKVHGRIIHEIGMPFCFGWTTPGSGDATNRLTPSVGDPNTTIPEYKACCVNIRKADKLTELAT comes from the coding sequence ATGAAACTCGACCGCCGAAGCTTCATGAAGCTCGCAGGCTCCGGAGCGGCGTGTCTCACCCTCGGGCAGCTCGGTGTCAGCCTGACGCCGATCAAGGCCTACGCAGCGGAGATCAAGATATCCGGTGCGAAAGAGGTTGTGACGGTCTGTCCGTTCTGTTCGGTGAGCTGCCACGTCATCGGGTACGTCAAGGACGGGAAGCTCGTTAACGCCGAGGGCGATCCGGACTACCCCATCAACGAAGGATCCTTGTGCGCCAAGGGCGCGGCCATGTTCAGCATGACCACGAGCCATCATCGGTTGCAGAAGCCCCTGTACCGCGCACCCTTCAGCGACAAATGGGAAGAGAAGAGCTGGGACTGGATGCTGGACCGCATCGCGCGCCGCATCAAGGACACCCGCGACAAGGACCTCATTCTCAAAAACGGCAAGGGCGAAACGGTCAATCGCCTCGAATCCATGTTCCTGCTGGGCACCTCCCATGCGGGTAACGAGGAATGTGCCATCGCGCATCAAGCCATGCGCAGCCTGGGCGTCGTCCATATGGACCACCAGGCCCGTATCTGACACAGCGCCACAGTTGCGGCTCTGGGAGAGTCGTTCGGACGCGGTGCGATGACCAACCACTGGATCGACATCAAGAATGCCGATTCAATCCTTATAATGGGCAGTAATGCTGCCGAACATCATCCGATTTCGTTCAAGTGGGTATTGCAGGCCAAGGACAAGGGCGCCACTGTCATGCATGTGGACCCGAAGTTCTCGCGTACCTCTGCGCGGTCGGATTTCCATGTCCCCCTCAGGTCCGGCACGGATATCGCCTTCCTGGGCGGCATGATCAAGTACATCGTCGACAATGAGAAGTACTTCAAGGAGTACGTGGCCAACTACACCAACGCCGCTCTGGTCGTCGGCAAGGAGTACGGGTTCAAGGACGGTCTCTTCACCGGCTACGACGAGAAGACCCGTTCCTACGACAAGAGCAAGTGGGGCTTCGAAATGGACGCCAACGGCGTTCCCGTTCGCGACACCAGCATGAATAATCCCCGTTGCGTGTTCCAGCTTCTCAAACAACATTATTCCCGCTACGACCTGGACACCGTTTCCGCCACCACCGGCGTGTCCAAGGAAAACCTGCTCAAGGTGTACGAGGCCTTCGCGGCCACCGGCAAACCCGACAAGGCGGGAACCGTCATGTACGCTTTGGGTTGGACGCAGCACACCGTGGGCGTGCAGAACATTCGCTCCGCGGCCATCATCCAGCTGCTGCTCGGCAACATCGGCATCGCGGGCGGCGGCATCAACGCCCTGCGCGGCGAGCCCAACGTCCAGGGTTCCACCGACCACACCCTGTTGTACCACATCATCCCCGGTTACATGGCCATGCCGCACAGCGGCTGGCAGACCTACGATCAGTACATCAAGGGCAACACCCCGGTGAGCAACGATCCCATGTCCGCCAACTGGTGGCAGCACAAGCCCAAGTACTTCGCCAGCCTGCTCAAGGCCTGGTACGGCGATCACGCCAACAAGGAAAACGGCTTCTGTTATGAACTGCTTCCGAAGATCGAAAAGGGCGAGGACTACTCCTACATGTTCCTCTTCGACCGGATGTATCAGGGCAAGATCCGGGGCGGCATCATCATCGGCCTGAACCCCATGAACTCCGTGCCCAACACCAACAAGGTCCGCAAGGCCCTGGACAACCTGGAATGGCTGGTCACATCCGAGCTTCACCACTCCGAGACCACCGACAACTGGCATCGTCCCGGCGTGGACCCCAAGACGGTCAAGACGGAAGTCTTCCTCCTGCCTTCGGCCCACCGGCTGGAGAAGGAAGGCTCGGTGACCAACTCCGGTCGCTGGATGCTCTGGCACTACCAGGCCGTGAAACCCGCCTTCGAGGCGCGTCCCTTCGGCGACATGTTCTGCGGATTCATGTCCAGGCTGAAGGCCCTGTATGCGAAGGAGGGCGGCAAGCTGCCCGAGTCCGTCACCTGGCTCGACTACCCCGAGACCTACGATCCCGATGAACTGTGCGCCCGCATCAACGGTCGCTTCACCCAGGATAGCAAGGTCGGCGACAAGATGTATAAGAAGGGCCAGCAGGTGCCTTCCTTCACCGCGCTCAAGGATGACGGCTCGACAATGAGTCTGAACTGGCTGTACGCGGGCAGCTACACCGAAGAGGACGGCAACAAGGCCAAGCGCCGCAGCACCAAGCAGACCGAGATGCAGGCGAAGATCGGCCTGTTCCCCAACTGGGCCTGGTGTTGGCCGGTCAACCGCCGCATCCTGTACAACCGCGCCTCCGTCGACCTGAACGGCAAGCCGTACAACCCGGAAAAGGCCGTTATCGAGTGGAAGGACGGCAAGTGGATCGGCGACATCCCCGACGGCGGATGGCCGCCCGTCGCCTCCGGCAAGGGCCGCTACCCGTTCATCATGTCCAAGCACGGCTTCGGCCAGATCTACGGCCCCGGCCGTCAGGACGGCCCGTTCTCCGAGCACTACGAGCCGGTCGAGACTCCGGTGGATTCGAACAAGTTCTCCAAGCAGTTGAACAGCCCGGTGTACAAGTTCGTTTCCTCCAACATGGACAAGCTGGCCAAGCCCGCCGATCCCAACTACCCGATCGTGCTGACCACCTACAGCTTGACCGAGCACTGGTGTGGCGGCGGCGAGACCCGGAACATCCCGAACCTGCTTGAGGCCGAGCCGCAGCAGTACGTCGAGATGAGCCCGGAGCTGGCGCAGGAAAAAGGCATCAAGAACGGCGACGGCGTAATCATCGAATCCATCCGCGGAAAGGTCGAGGCCATCGCGATGGTCACGGTCCGCATGAGGCCGCTCAAGGTCCATGGACGCATCATCCACGAAATCGGTATGCCGTTCTGCTTTGGCTGGACGACTCCGGGCAGTGGTGACGCCACCAACAGGTTGACGCCTTCGGTGGGCGATCCGAACACCACCATTCCCGAGTATAAAGCCTGCTGCGTGAACATTCGCAAGGCCGACAAGCTCACTGAGCTGGCAACCTAA